In a genomic window of Methanotorris formicicus Mc-S-70:
- a CDS encoding transposase: MWYYGYKATYITDGLYLMLISINPANQHDLDILKENFRGFVREFMNCSIIGDKGYIDKGFENLLRQGKVYFEAIKRN, encoded by the coding sequence CTGTGGTATTATGGATACAAAGCAACTTATATTACCGATGGGTTGTATCTAATGTTGATATCCATAAATCCTGCAAATCAGCATGATTTGGACATTCTAAAAGAAAATTTTAGAGGGTTTGTTCGGGAATTTATGAACTGCAGTATAATCGGAGACAAAGGATATATAGATAAGGGCTTCGAAAACTTATTAAGGCAGGGGAAAGTTTATTTCGAAGCGATAAAAAGAAATTAG
- the map gene encoding type II methionyl aminopeptidase, with amino-acid sequence MNEETYKKIIEAGKIASKVRGEAVKMIKPGVKLYDVAEFVENRIKELGGEPAFPCNISINHIAAHYSPCYNDDKIFGDNDIVKLDLGAHVDGYIADTAVTVDLSNSYNDLKKASEDALKTVIKEINPPMNVGEMGKIIEEVINSYGYKPISNLSGHVMYRYVLHSGISVPNVKERTNDVVDVGDLVAIEPFATDGFGMVKDGNLGNIYKFITSKPMRLPNAKTLLKKIEKEYPYLPFAERWIVRENPKSKTALRSLIIAGCIYAYPTLVERNNGMVTQAEHTVLITENGVEVITK; translated from the coding sequence AAGCCAGGAGTTAAGTTGTATGATGTGGCAGAGTTTGTTGAGAATAGGATTAAGGAATTAGGTGGAGAACCAGCATTCCCATGCAATATTTCAATAAACCATATTGCTGCCCACTACTCCCCATGTTATAATGATGATAAGATTTTTGGGGATAATGATATTGTAAAATTGGATTTAGGGGCTCATGTTGATGGGTATATTGCAGATACAGCAGTTACTGTTGATTTATCAAATTCCTACAATGATTTAAAAAAAGCGAGTGAGGATGCACTAAAAACTGTTATCAAAGAAATAAACCCTCCAATGAATGTTGGTGAAATGGGGAAGATTATTGAAGAGGTTATTAATAGTTATGGATATAAACCAATATCAAACCTCTCTGGGCACGTAATGTATAGGTATGTCTTGCATTCAGGAATAAGTGTTCCAAATGTTAAAGAGAGAACGAATGATGTCGTTGATGTTGGAGATTTGGTTGCAATTGAGCCATTTGCTACTGATGGATTTGGAATGGTTAAGGATGGAAATCTTGGAAATATATATAAATTTATAACCTCAAAGCCGATGAGACTACCCAATGCAAAAACATTATTAAAGAAGATAGAGAAAGAGTATCCTTACCTACCTTTTGCTGAAAGATGGATTGTTAGGGAGAACCCAAAATCTAAAACTGCACTGAGGAGTTTGATTATAGCAGGATGTATTTATGCATATCCAACATTAGTTGAGAGAAACAATGGAATGGTTACGCAAGCAGAGCATACGGTATTGATTACCGAAAATGGAGTAGAAGTCATAACCAAATAA